One Doryrhamphus excisus isolate RoL2022-K1 chromosome 17, RoL_Dexc_1.0, whole genome shotgun sequence genomic region harbors:
- the LOC131105389 gene encoding transmembrane protein 74, producing MASPVPPSASSVDKQPHSPAVLEHLTGVLHVSKTRESTGGGIPADGFWNPARGCNARCHSAARTAHRKAGSEVKLRPLGDEKVRVCCDEELETSFIYIDENVNLRLASPETSLKSSHRTPRNCEPCSETVPEFSFMSEDDLSFGEASGSSVDYWFISAVTFLVTGISLVIISYAVPRDIVVDRDTVSAREMERLELESARIGAHLDRCVIAGLCLLTLGGVVLSTLLMISIWKGEMYRRKVIAYSKRSAKLYGSISLKTKSSPSHSSTQLSLDDIVENFN from the coding sequence ATGGCTTCTCCAGTGCCGCCTTCTGCAAGCAGTGTGGATAAGCAACCACATTCTCCCGCCGTCCTTGAACACCTCACTGGTGTGCTGCACGTCAGCAAGACAAGGGAATCAACAGGAGGAGGGATCCCTGCAGATGGCTTCTGGAACCCGGCCCGGGGCTGCAACGCCCGCTGTCATTCAGCAGCCAGGACGGCACATCGCAAGGCGGGCTCGGAGGTCAAACTGCGTCCTCTCGGGGACGAGAAAGTACGCGTCTGCTGTGACGAAGAATTGGAGACTTCCTTCATCTACATTGATGAGAATGTTAACCTGAGACTCGCCAGCCCGGAGACGAGTCTTAAAAGTTCTCATCGAACCCCACGTAACTGCGAGCCGTGCTCTGAAACAGTACCAGAATTTTCTTTCATGTCTGAGGATGATTTGTCCTTTGGGGAGGCCTCCGGGTCCTCAGTGGACTACTGGTTCATCAGTGCCGTTACGTTTTTGGTGACTGGTATCTCTTTGGTGATCATCTCCTATGCTGTGCCCAGAGACATAGTCGTGGACCGGGACACTGTCTCGGCCAGGGAGATGGAGAGGCTAGAACTGGAGAGTGCTCGGATTGGGGCTCACCTGGACCGGTGTGTCATAGCTGGACTGTGTTTGCTGACCCTGGGTGGGGTTGTGCTGTCTACGCTGCTCATGATCTCCATCTGGAAAGGAGAGATGTACAGGAGGAAGGTCATCGCTTATTCCAAACGCTCAGCTAAACTGTACGGTTCCATCAGCTTGAAAACTAAATCCAGTCCAAGTCACTCCTCGACACAATTGTCTCTGGACGACATTGTGGAAAATTTCAACTAA